One window from the genome of Streptomyces sp. WZ-12 encodes:
- the trpM gene encoding tryptophan biosynthesis modulator TrpM has protein sequence MTAVPRRPEARVSALPSWHRGCRAPARRVRGRRVRYHIGSEPGQINGMRWRPGTARPA, from the coding sequence ATGACCGCCGTCCCCCGCCGCCCCGAGGCCCGGGTCAGCGCGCTGCCCTCGTGGCACCGCGGCTGCCGGGCCCCCGCTCGGCGGGTGCGGGGGCGTCGGGTCCGGTACCACATCGGCTCCGAACCGGGCCAGATCAACGGGATGCGATGGCGCCCGGGGACCGCGCGCCCCGCGTGA
- the lgt gene encoding prolipoprotein diacylglyceryl transferase, whose amino-acid sequence MDLAFIPSPSTGVVHLGPIPLRGYAFCIIIGVFVGVWLGNRRWVQRGGRSGTVADIAVWAVPFGLVGGRLYHVITTYEPYFGKNGHPLDAFKVWQGGLGIWGAVALGALGAWIGCRRRGIPMPAYADALAPGLAIGQAIGRWGNWFNQELYGRPTDLPWALKINPDPAIGRIGGTYHPTFLYESLWCLGVAALVIWADKRFRLGHGRVFALYVAAYCAGRAWIEYMRVDEAHHILGLRLNDWTSLIVFILAVVYMVVSAKKAPGREEIVEPEWQLGEGAQDGVKETGGTKDRKDGGKEADAEPGAASDAPKAAGSSGGAKP is encoded by the coding sequence ATGGACCTCGCATTCATTCCCAGCCCGTCGACCGGTGTCGTCCACCTCGGCCCGATCCCGCTACGCGGCTACGCGTTCTGCATCATCATCGGCGTGTTCGTCGGCGTCTGGCTCGGCAACCGGCGCTGGGTGCAGCGCGGCGGCCGCTCCGGCACGGTCGCCGACATCGCCGTGTGGGCGGTGCCCTTCGGCCTCGTCGGCGGCCGCCTGTACCACGTCATCACGACGTACGAGCCGTACTTCGGCAAGAACGGCCACCCGCTCGACGCCTTCAAGGTCTGGCAGGGCGGCCTCGGCATCTGGGGCGCGGTGGCGCTGGGCGCGCTCGGCGCCTGGATCGGCTGCCGCCGCCGGGGCATCCCGATGCCCGCCTACGCCGACGCGCTGGCGCCGGGCCTGGCGATCGGCCAGGCGATCGGCCGCTGGGGCAACTGGTTCAACCAGGAGCTGTACGGCAGGCCCACCGACCTCCCGTGGGCGCTGAAGATCAACCCGGACCCGGCGATCGGCCGGATCGGCGGCACCTACCACCCGACGTTCCTCTACGAGTCCCTGTGGTGCCTGGGCGTCGCGGCCCTGGTGATCTGGGCGGACAAGCGCTTCCGCCTCGGCCACGGCCGGGTCTTCGCACTCTATGTCGCCGCGTACTGCGCGGGCCGCGCCTGGATCGAGTACATGCGCGTCGACGAGGCGCACCACATCCTCGGCCTGCGGCTCAACGACTGGACGTCGCTGATCGTCTTCATCCTGGCCGTCGTCTACATGGTCGTCTCCGCGAAGAAGGCCCCGGGTCGGGAGGAGATCGTCGAGCCGGAGTGGCAGCTCGGCGAGGGCGCGCAGGACGGCGTCAAGGAGACCGGGGGCACCAAGGACCGTAAGGACGGTGGCAAGGAGGCGGACGCCGAGCCGGGCGCCGCGTCCGACGCACCGAAGGCCGCCGGGAGTTCGGGCGGTGCGAAGCCCTGA
- the trpB gene encoding tryptophan synthase subunit beta codes for MSVGSSRFFLPDPDGQVPTAEGYFGAFGGKFIPEALVAAVDEVAAEYEKAKADPAFAAELDDLMVNYTGRPSALTEVPRFAEHAGGARVFLKREDLNHTGSHKINNVLGQALLTKRMGKTRVIAETGAGQHGVATATACALFGLDCTIYMGEVDTKRQALNVARMRMLGAEVISVTSGSRTLKDAINEAFRDWVANVDRTHYLFGTVAGPHPFPALVRDFHRVIGVEARRQILERAGRLPDAAVACVGGGSNAIGLFHAFLPDTDVRLIGCEPGGHGVETGEHAATLTEGTPGILHGSRSYVLQDEDGQITEPYSISAGLDYPGIGPEHSYLKDVGRAEYRAVTDDEAMQALRLLSRTEGIIPAIESAHALAGALEVGRELGPDGLLLVNLSGRGDKDMDTAARYFGLYDDSRTDEGDK; via the coding sequence ATGTCCGTAGGCAGTTCCCGTTTCTTCCTTCCCGACCCGGATGGTCAAGTCCCCACCGCCGAGGGGTACTTCGGCGCGTTCGGCGGCAAGTTCATCCCCGAGGCGCTGGTCGCCGCGGTGGACGAGGTCGCCGCCGAGTACGAGAAGGCCAAGGCCGACCCGGCGTTCGCCGCCGAGCTCGACGACCTGATGGTCAACTACACCGGGCGCCCCAGCGCGCTCACCGAGGTGCCGCGGTTCGCCGAACACGCCGGCGGCGCCCGGGTGTTCCTCAAGCGCGAGGACCTCAACCACACCGGCTCACACAAGATCAACAACGTGCTCGGGCAGGCCCTGCTCACCAAGCGCATGGGCAAGACCCGGGTCATCGCCGAGACCGGCGCCGGCCAGCACGGCGTCGCCACCGCCACCGCCTGCGCCCTCTTCGGCCTCGACTGCACCATCTACATGGGCGAGGTCGACACCAAGCGGCAGGCCCTCAACGTGGCCCGGATGCGGATGCTGGGCGCGGAGGTCATCTCCGTGACGTCCGGCAGCCGCACCCTCAAGGACGCCATCAACGAGGCGTTCCGGGACTGGGTCGCCAACGTCGACCGCACCCACTACCTCTTCGGCACGGTCGCCGGCCCGCACCCCTTCCCGGCGCTGGTCCGCGACTTCCACCGGGTCATCGGCGTCGAGGCCCGCCGGCAGATCCTGGAGCGCGCGGGCCGGCTGCCGGACGCCGCGGTGGCCTGCGTCGGCGGCGGCTCCAACGCCATCGGCCTGTTCCACGCCTTCCTGCCCGACACCGACGTCCGCCTGATCGGCTGCGAGCCCGGCGGCCACGGCGTCGAGACCGGCGAGCACGCCGCCACCCTCACCGAGGGCACCCCCGGCATCCTGCACGGCTCCCGCTCCTACGTCCTCCAGGACGAGGACGGCCAGATCACCGAGCCGTACTCGATCTCGGCCGGCCTGGACTACCCCGGCATCGGCCCCGAGCACTCCTACCTCAAGGACGTCGGCCGCGCCGAGTACCGCGCGGTCACCGACGACGAGGCGATGCAGGCCCTGCGGCTGCTGTCCCGCACCGAGGGCATCATCCCGGCCATCGAGAGCGCCCACGCGCTGGCCGGCGCCCTGGAGGTCGGCCGGGAGCTGGGCCCCGACGGCCTGCTGCTGGTGAACCTCTCCGGCCGCGGCGACAAGGACATGGACACCGCCGCCCGCTACTTCGGGCTCTACGACGACAGCCGCACCGACGAGGGGGACAAGTGA
- a CDS encoding HGxxPAAW family protein has product MSSSGHGHTPAAWTGVIIAFIGFCVAGAFIVVANVPGFWAGMALIAAGAVVGGVMRAAGLGQTPKRSGQPIAQAKAQPQEG; this is encoded by the coding sequence ATGTCGAGCAGTGGCCACGGACACACCCCCGCCGCCTGGACCGGCGTCATCATCGCGTTCATCGGCTTCTGCGTGGCCGGTGCCTTCATCGTGGTGGCCAACGTGCCCGGTTTCTGGGCCGGCATGGCGCTGATCGCCGCCGGTGCCGTCGTGGGTGGCGTGATGCGCGCGGCCGGCCTCGGCCAGACGCCCAAGCGTTCCGGCCAGCCCATCGCGCAGGCCAAGGCCCAGCCGCAGGAAGGCTGA
- the trpC gene encoding indole-3-glycerol phosphate synthase TrpC: MSVLDEIIDGVRADLAERQARVSLDELKERARKARPALDGAAALKGEGVRVICEVKRSSPSKGALAAIADPAGLAADYEAGGAAVISVLTEQRRFGGSLADLEAVRAKVDIPVLRKDFIVTAYQLWEARAYGADLALLIVAALEQEALVSLIERAESIGLTPLVEAHDEDEVARAVAAGARIIGVNARNLKTLEVDRGTFTRVAPEIPDHIVKVAESGVRGPHDLIAYANDGADAVLVGESLVTGKDPRSAVADLVAAGSHPAIRHGRD, translated from the coding sequence GTGAGCGTGCTCGATGAGATCATCGACGGAGTCCGCGCCGACCTCGCCGAGCGACAGGCGCGCGTCAGCCTCGACGAGCTCAAGGAGCGGGCCCGCAAGGCGCGCCCGGCCCTGGACGGCGCCGCCGCCCTGAAGGGCGAGGGCGTGCGGGTGATCTGCGAGGTCAAGCGCTCCAGCCCCTCCAAGGGCGCGCTGGCCGCGATCGCCGACCCCGCGGGCCTGGCCGCCGACTACGAGGCCGGCGGCGCCGCGGTCATCTCCGTCCTCACCGAGCAGCGCCGGTTCGGCGGCTCGCTCGCCGACCTGGAGGCGGTCCGCGCCAAGGTCGACATCCCGGTCCTGCGCAAGGACTTCATCGTCACCGCCTACCAGCTCTGGGAGGCCCGGGCCTACGGCGCCGACCTCGCGCTGCTGATCGTCGCCGCGCTGGAGCAGGAGGCGCTGGTCTCGCTGATCGAGCGGGCCGAGTCGATCGGGCTGACGCCGCTGGTCGAGGCGCACGACGAGGACGAGGTCGCCCGCGCGGTGGCCGCCGGCGCCCGGATCATCGGGGTCAACGCCCGCAACCTCAAGACCCTGGAGGTCGACCGCGGCACCTTCACCCGCGTCGCCCCCGAGATCCCCGACCACATCGTCAAGGTCGCCGAGTCCGGCGTGCGCGGCCCGCACGACCTGATCGCCTACGCCAACGACGGCGCCGACGCCGTCCTGGTGGGCGAGTCGCTGGTCACCGGCAAGGACCCCAGGTCCGCGGTCGCCGACCTGGTCGCGGCCGGCTCGCACCCCGCGATCCGGCACGGCCGGGACTGA
- a CDS encoding DsbA family protein, whose protein sequence is MNQKNHDGQNRDGTSSARERLQEERAKEKTRARRVRQAVVAGAVVATLAVAGGIAVWVSSGGGTGSIADNAFALPKQASDGDKPAVKVGAAGARSTLTVWEDFRCPACQQFETGFRPVIHELEDAGKLKVEYHLATLIDGNGGGSGSLKAANAALCAQDAGKFRPYHDVLYANQPPEQQDRFSDKNYLIQLAGKVGGLVNDTFTSCVKSGRYEDFVRKSNAAFAAGGFRGTPTVLLNGKDLAQVKGGRLTPADLKKRVEEADQGKSHGEG, encoded by the coding sequence GTGAACCAGAAGAACCATGACGGCCAGAACCGTGACGGAACGAGCAGCGCCCGCGAGCGACTTCAGGAAGAGCGGGCCAAGGAGAAGACGCGCGCCCGGCGGGTCCGCCAGGCGGTCGTCGCCGGGGCGGTGGTGGCGACGCTCGCGGTGGCCGGCGGGATCGCCGTCTGGGTGTCCTCCGGCGGCGGCACCGGCAGCATCGCCGACAACGCGTTCGCCCTCCCCAAACAGGCCAGCGACGGCGACAAGCCCGCCGTCAAGGTGGGCGCGGCCGGCGCCCGTTCCACCCTGACCGTCTGGGAGGACTTCCGCTGCCCGGCCTGCCAGCAGTTCGAGACCGGCTTCCGCCCGGTGATCCACGAGCTGGAGGACGCCGGCAAGCTCAAGGTCGAGTACCACCTCGCCACCCTCATCGACGGCAACGGCGGCGGCAGCGGCTCGCTGAAGGCCGCCAACGCCGCCCTGTGCGCCCAGGACGCCGGGAAGTTCCGCCCGTACCACGACGTGCTCTACGCCAACCAACCGCCCGAGCAGCAGGACCGCTTCAGCGACAAGAACTACCTGATCCAACTGGCCGGCAAGGTCGGCGGTTTGGTGAACGACACCTTCACCTCGTGCGTCAAGAGCGGCCGCTACGAGGACTTCGTCCGCAAGTCCAACGCCGCCTTCGCCGCCGGCGGCTTCCGCGGCACCCCGACCGTGCTGCTCAACGGCAAGGACCTGGCCCAGGTCAAGGGCGGCCGGCTCACCCCCGCCGACCTGAAGAAGAGGGTCGAGGAGGCCGACCAGGGGAAGTCGCACGGCGAGGGCTGA
- a CDS encoding TIGR02234 family membrane protein yields the protein MSAVPQPRTDTEPAAPPARPARSAKRSLALALLLGAAGASLALLASGRIWARGTAVLAQGELPRTVTGADVTGVPGALAVVGLAALVAVFAVRRVGRIVVAALLALSGLGVAVAAALGNADTSALREKAADAVGLAGADVHHVSHTVWPWVAAAGGLLLLLAGVLALVFGRSWPGMSGRYERTPGGARGPRRAPAAPDLDRPEEIWKSLDRGEDPTR from the coding sequence GTGAGTGCCGTACCCCAGCCCCGTACCGACACCGAGCCGGCCGCGCCGCCGGCCCGGCCCGCGCGCAGCGCCAAGCGGTCCCTCGCCCTGGCGCTGCTGCTCGGCGCCGCCGGCGCGAGCCTGGCCCTGCTGGCCTCCGGCCGCATCTGGGCGCGCGGCACCGCGGTGCTGGCCCAGGGCGAGCTGCCGCGCACCGTGACCGGCGCCGACGTGACCGGGGTGCCCGGCGCGCTGGCGGTGGTCGGGCTGGCCGCCCTGGTCGCCGTCTTCGCGGTCCGCCGGGTCGGCCGGATCGTGGTCGCCGCGCTGCTCGCCCTCAGCGGGCTGGGCGTCGCCGTCGCCGCCGCGCTCGGCAACGCCGACACCTCCGCGCTGCGCGAGAAGGCCGCCGACGCGGTCGGGCTGGCCGGCGCCGACGTGCACCACGTCAGCCACACCGTCTGGCCCTGGGTGGCCGCCGCCGGCGGCCTGCTGCTGCTCCTGGCCGGCGTGCTGGCCCTGGTCTTCGGCCGCTCCTGGCCCGGGATGTCCGGCCGCTACGAGCGCACCCCCGGCGGCGCCCGCGGCCCGCGGCGCGCCCCGGCCGCCCCGGACCTGGACCGCCCCGAGGAGATCTGGAAGTCCCTGGACCGCGGCGAGGACCCCACCCGGTAA
- a CDS encoding DUF2752 domain-containing protein produces MSDPLVPARPAGPLRRLAAPVGTLAAAVAAFAYVGAVDPNEPGHYPICPLRHLTGLLCPACGGLRSAHALAHGDLAAALGANAPAVAGCAAFALFWLGWLARAARGLPTAGPRPRPVHWWALGGLLLAFTLVRNLPVGAVLRP; encoded by the coding sequence GTGAGTGATCCCCTGGTCCCGGCGCGGCCCGCCGGCCCGCTGCGCCGCCTCGCGGCACCGGTCGGCACCCTGGCGGCGGCCGTCGCCGCCTTCGCCTACGTCGGCGCCGTCGACCCCAACGAGCCGGGCCACTACCCGATCTGCCCGCTGCGCCACCTCACCGGCCTGCTCTGTCCGGCCTGCGGCGGACTGCGCAGCGCCCACGCCCTCGCGCACGGCGACCTCGCCGCCGCGCTGGGCGCCAACGCCCCGGCGGTGGCCGGCTGCGCCGCGTTCGCGCTCTTCTGGCTCGGCTGGCTGGCCCGCGCGGCGCGCGGCCTGCCCACCGCGGGCCCCCGCCCCCGGCCGGTCCACTGGTGGGCGCTGGGCGGGCTGCTGTTGGCCTTCACCCTGGTCCGCAACCTCCCCGTCGGCGCCGTGCTGCGGCCCTGA
- the trpA gene encoding tryptophan synthase subunit alpha, with protein sequence MAGNLELLTSVLAQAKAEDRAALVGYLPAGFPTVDGGIRALTEMLDGGCDIVEVGLPHSDPVLDGPVIQTADDIALRAGVKIVDVLRTVREAHAATGAPVLCMTYWNPVDRYGVERFAADLADAGGAGCILPDLPVEESEVWRKAAEQHGLATVFVVAPSSRDERLAKITAAGSGFVYAASLMGVTGTRESVGREAADLVARTRATTDLPVCVGLGVSNAEQAAEVAHFADGVIVGSAFVKCLLGADGDLDAGLAAVRELAGQLGAGVRRGGAPGN encoded by the coding sequence ATGGCGGGCAACCTCGAACTGCTCACCTCCGTACTGGCGCAGGCCAAGGCGGAGGACCGGGCGGCCCTGGTCGGCTACCTGCCGGCCGGCTTCCCCACCGTCGACGGCGGCATCCGGGCGCTGACCGAGATGTTGGACGGCGGCTGCGACATCGTCGAGGTCGGACTGCCGCACAGCGACCCGGTGTTGGACGGCCCGGTGATCCAGACCGCCGACGACATCGCGCTGCGCGCCGGCGTCAAGATCGTCGACGTGCTCCGCACGGTCCGCGAGGCGCACGCCGCCACCGGCGCCCCGGTGCTGTGCATGACGTACTGGAACCCGGTCGACCGCTACGGCGTCGAGCGGTTCGCCGCCGATCTCGCCGACGCCGGCGGCGCCGGCTGCATCCTGCCGGACCTCCCGGTCGAGGAGTCCGAGGTCTGGCGGAAGGCCGCCGAACAGCACGGCCTGGCCACCGTCTTCGTGGTCGCGCCGAGCAGCCGGGACGAGCGGCTGGCCAAGATCACCGCGGCCGGCAGCGGCTTCGTCTACGCGGCCTCCCTGATGGGCGTCACCGGCACCCGCGAGTCCGTCGGCCGCGAGGCGGCGGACCTGGTGGCCCGCACCCGCGCCACCACCGACCTCCCCGTCTGCGTCGGCCTCGGCGTCTCCAACGCCGAACAGGCCGCCGAGGTGGCCCACTTCGCCGACGGTGTGATCGTCGGCTCGGCGTTCGTCAAGTGCCTCCTGGGCGCCGACGGCGACCTTGACGCCGGCCTCGCCGCGGTCCGGGAGCTCGCCGGCCAACTCGGCGCCGGGGTGCGCCGGGGCGGCGCGCCCGGTAACTGA
- a CDS encoding VIT1/CCC1 transporter family protein, whose protein sequence is MEIMDVGAATHVAHRDNHTHRDVNGGWLRPAVFGAMDGLVSNLALMTGVAGGAVSQQTIVITGLAGLAAGAFSMAAGEYTSVASQRELVVAELDIERAELRKHPKDEQAELAALYESRGVEPELARQVAEQLSRDPEQALEIHAREELGIDPSDLPSPTVAAVSSFGSFALGALLPVLPFLLGASALWPSLLLALLGLFACGAVVARVTARSWWFSGLRQLALGGAAAAVTYGLGSVFGTVVG, encoded by the coding sequence ATGGAGATCATGGATGTCGGTGCCGCGACGCATGTGGCGCACCGCGACAACCACACCCACCGCGACGTCAACGGCGGCTGGCTCCGCCCCGCCGTCTTCGGCGCGATGGACGGCCTGGTGTCCAACCTCGCGCTGATGACGGGCGTGGCCGGCGGCGCGGTGTCGCAGCAGACGATCGTGATCACCGGGCTCGCGGGGCTGGCGGCCGGCGCGTTCTCGATGGCCGCGGGGGAGTACACCTCGGTGGCTTCGCAGCGTGAACTGGTCGTCGCGGAGCTGGACATCGAGCGGGCCGAGTTGCGCAAGCACCCGAAGGACGAGCAGGCGGAGCTGGCCGCGCTCTACGAGTCCCGCGGGGTGGAGCCGGAGCTCGCCCGGCAGGTCGCCGAGCAGCTCTCCCGTGACCCCGAGCAGGCGCTGGAGATCCACGCCCGCGAGGAGTTGGGCATCGATCCCTCGGACCTTCCTTCCCCCACCGTCGCCGCCGTCTCGTCCTTCGGATCCTTTGCGCTGGGCGCGCTCCTCCCTGTTCTTCCCTTCCTGCTGGGCGCCAGCGCGCTCTGGCCCTCGCTGCTGCTGGCGCTGCTCGGACTCTTCGCCTGCGGCGCCGTCGTGGCGCGTGTGACGGCCCGTTCCTGGTGGTTCAGCGGGCTGCGTCAGCTCGCGCTGGGCGGTGCCGCGGCGGCCGTGACGTACGGCCTGGGGTCGGTGTTCGGGACGGTAGTGGGTTGA
- a CDS encoding ADP-ribosylglycohydrolase family protein, producing MTDATATTRPDPEPPDPTRPPIPHGAAAPPEVAPLEDRAAGALVGAAVGDALGGPVQGLTPEQIVARHGGRVEGIVGPVHQDWRTARHRTPHHKGQGHLTDDTLMTHALVRVYETVRDHLDAYAVADRLVPDLIGTPRWLPELEAEAPPLQRIFLAEKWIVARLHYGHADPREAGVGNTVNCGAAAYMTPVGVVNAGHPDRAYAEALDIAGAHQSSYGREAAGVFAAAVAAAFLPDATPTSVVGHALRLAKDGTRAAIEAVRDAAAPGTDHASALAPLRAAVAPFDTVGPDYREPSLGARRPSRLHAVEELPVALGLLLAAGGDYRATVLGAVNYGRGCAAIATMAGALAGALGGAAAVPAEWSAEVARANRLDLHAPAAALAAVAREVFARDQGRRLRHEQAFTTLAARVAVTEASGR from the coding sequence ATGACCGACGCCACCGCCACCACCCGACCGGACCCCGAACCCCCGGATCCCACCCGGCCCCCGATCCCCCACGGCGCCGCCGCACCTCCCGAGGTCGCGCCCCTGGAGGACCGGGCGGCCGGCGCGCTCGTCGGGGCCGCGGTCGGCGACGCGCTCGGCGGGCCGGTCCAGGGCCTGACGCCGGAGCAGATCGTGGCCCGGCACGGCGGCCGGGTCGAGGGCATCGTCGGCCCCGTCCACCAGGACTGGCGCACCGCCCGCCACCGCACCCCGCACCACAAGGGCCAGGGGCACCTCACCGACGACACCCTGATGACCCACGCCCTGGTCCGCGTCTACGAGACCGTCCGCGACCACCTCGACGCCTACGCCGTCGCCGACCGCCTCGTCCCGGACCTGATCGGCACCCCCCGCTGGCTCCCCGAACTGGAGGCGGAGGCACCGCCGTTGCAGCGGATCTTCCTCGCCGAGAAGTGGATCGTGGCGCGGCTGCACTACGGCCACGCCGACCCGCGCGAGGCCGGCGTCGGAAACACCGTCAACTGCGGTGCGGCGGCGTACATGACACCGGTCGGCGTGGTCAACGCCGGCCATCCGGACCGGGCTTACGCCGAGGCGCTGGACATCGCCGGCGCCCACCAGTCCTCCTACGGGCGGGAGGCGGCCGGGGTGTTCGCCGCCGCGGTGGCCGCCGCGTTCCTCCCGGACGCCACCCCGACCTCGGTCGTCGGGCATGCGCTGCGGCTGGCGAAGGACGGCACCCGGGCGGCGATCGAGGCGGTCCGTGACGCCGCCGCGCCGGGCACCGACCACGCGTCGGCGCTGGCACCGTTGCGGGCCGCGGTCGCGCCCTTCGACACCGTCGGCCCCGACTACCGCGAACCGTCGCTGGGCGCCCGCCGGCCCTCCCGGCTGCACGCCGTCGAGGAACTCCCCGTCGCGCTGGGCCTGTTGCTGGCCGCCGGCGGCGACTACCGGGCCACCGTGCTGGGCGCGGTCAACTACGGGCGGGGCTGCGCCGCCATCGCCACCATGGCCGGCGCGCTCGCCGGCGCCCTCGGTGGCGCGGCGGCGGTACCCGCCGAGTGGAGCGCCGAGGTCGCCCGGGCCAACCGGCTCGACCTGCACGCGCCGGCCGCCGCGCTGGCCGCCGTCGCCCGCGAGGTCTTCGCCCGCGACCAGGGCCGCCGGCTCCGCCACGAGCAGGCGTTCACCACCCTCGCGGCGCGGGTGGCGGTGACCGAGGCCAGCGGGCGCTGA